The following are from one region of the Streptomyces rubrogriseus genome:
- the chpD gene encoding chaplin ChpD, translating to MKKSAAVVAGAIMALGMAAPAFADAGAEGAAVGSPGVLSGNVIQVPVHVPVNVCGNSINVVGLLNPAFGNECEND from the coding sequence ATGAAGAAGAGCGCTGCTGTCGTCGCGGGCGCGATCATGGCCCTCGGCATGGCCGCCCCGGCCTTCGCCGACGCCGGCGCCGAGGGTGCCGCCGTAGGCTCCCCGGGCGTCCTGTCCGGCAACGTCATCCAGGTTCCCGTGCACGTTCCCGTCAACGTGTGCGGCAACAGCATCAACGTCGTTGGTCTGCTGAACCCGGCGTTCGGCAACGAGTGCGAGAACGACTGA
- a CDS encoding vWA domain-containing protein, with protein sequence MNRYGTHGKREWRGATALLALTLAGGLLLTGCGGTDDASDGAKDTAADSRGGSGMPAPDRPRGEGEQRYDGGTSAPGSGEGEKNGDSREIAPDPDYLSTFALDVDTASYGYARRTLSEGRLPDPATVRPEEFVNSFRQDYERPDGDGFSVTVDGARTDDEDWSLVRVGLATRPAERQSERPPAALTFVIDISGSMGEPGRLDLAQEALGTMTDRLRDDDSVALVTFSDEAETVLPMTRLGDHRDRVHDAIDGLEPTDSTNLGAGMETGYETAVEGHREGVTNRVVLVSDALANTGDTDADTILERIATERREHGITLFGVGVGSDYGDALMERLADKGDGHTTYVSTGEDAREVFCEQLPSHIELTARDAKAQVAFDPETVAEFRLVGYDNRQVADEDFRDDRVDGGEVGPGHTVTALYAVRTRPGADGHLATATVRWLDPDSRTPHEESGDVESDALDDSVWESGRGLRVTATAAYFADALRSPGGDGGSLPGAPGLSELSERADGLADRTENADLRELAEAIEEANRLA encoded by the coding sequence ATGAACCGGTACGGGACTCACGGGAAGCGGGAGTGGCGCGGCGCGACCGCGCTGCTCGCGCTCACCCTGGCGGGCGGGCTGCTGCTCACCGGCTGCGGAGGGACGGACGACGCGTCGGACGGGGCGAAGGACACGGCGGCGGACTCCAGGGGCGGCTCGGGGATGCCCGCACCCGACCGCCCACGCGGCGAGGGCGAGCAGCGCTACGACGGCGGCACGAGTGCCCCCGGGAGCGGCGAGGGGGAGAAGAACGGCGACTCCCGCGAGATCGCGCCCGACCCCGACTACCTCTCCACCTTCGCCCTCGACGTCGACACCGCCTCCTACGGCTACGCCCGCCGCACCCTGTCCGAGGGGCGGCTGCCCGACCCGGCCACGGTCCGCCCCGAGGAGTTCGTCAACAGCTTCCGCCAGGACTACGAACGGCCCGACGGCGACGGCTTCTCGGTGACCGTGGACGGCGCCCGCACCGACGACGAGGACTGGTCGCTGGTCCGCGTCGGCCTGGCCACCCGCCCCGCCGAGCGGCAGAGCGAACGCCCGCCGGCCGCCCTGACCTTCGTCATCGACATCTCCGGCTCCATGGGCGAACCCGGCCGCCTCGACCTCGCCCAGGAGGCCCTCGGCACCATGACCGACCGGCTGCGCGACGACGACTCCGTCGCGCTCGTCACCTTCAGCGACGAGGCCGAGACCGTCCTGCCCATGACCCGGCTCGGCGACCACCGCGACCGCGTGCACGACGCGATCGACGGCCTGGAGCCGACCGACTCCACCAACCTCGGCGCAGGCATGGAGACCGGCTACGAGACCGCCGTCGAGGGCCACCGCGAGGGCGTCACCAACCGCGTCGTCCTCGTCTCCGACGCCCTCGCCAACACCGGCGACACCGACGCGGACACCATCCTCGAACGCATCGCCACCGAGCGCCGCGAACACGGCATCACCCTCTTCGGCGTCGGCGTCGGCAGCGACTACGGCGACGCCCTGATGGAACGCCTCGCCGACAAGGGCGACGGCCACACCACGTACGTCTCCACCGGCGAGGACGCCCGCGAGGTCTTCTGCGAGCAGCTCCCCAGCCACATCGAGCTGACCGCGCGCGACGCCAAGGCCCAGGTGGCCTTCGACCCGGAGACCGTCGCCGAGTTCCGCCTCGTCGGCTACGACAACCGCCAGGTCGCCGACGAGGACTTCCGCGACGACCGCGTCGACGGCGGCGAGGTCGGCCCCGGCCACACGGTCACCGCGCTCTACGCCGTCCGCACCAGGCCCGGCGCCGACGGCCACCTCGCCACGGCCACCGTCCGCTGGCTCGACCCCGACAGCCGCACCCCGCACGAGGAGTCCGGCGACGTGGAGAGCGACGCCCTCGACGACTCCGTCTGGGAGTCGGGCCGCGGGCTGCGGGTCACGGCGACCGCGGCCTACTTCGCCGACGCGCTCCGGTCCCCGGGCGGCGACGGCGGCTCCCTGCCGGGCGCACCGGGCCTGTCCGAACTCTCCGAGCGGGCCGACGGCCTGGCGGACCGCACGGAGAACGCGGACCTGCGCGAACTGGCCGAGGCGATCGAGGAGGCGAACCGGCTGGCCTGA
- a CDS encoding CocE/NonD family hydrolase: MDLRLPRVRGLLRGPRRMLSAAAAVVVLAGAGTWTAVAGDDPAPVRRADRVVAVGDGVRLDTSYFTAGSGGRRPAVLLAHGFGGSKDDVREQAEDLARDGYAVLTWSARGFGKSTGRIGLNAPDGEVADVSRLIDWLAEQPQVRLDKDGDPRVGIAGGSYGGAVALLAAGHDTRVDAVAPAITYWNLADALFPNGVFKKLWAGIFVNSGGGCDRFEADLCRMYQRVAESGRPDAEAVKLLEERSPQAVGERIKVPTLLTQGQTDSLFPLGQADAAAKAIRANGAPVDVDWIAGGHDGGDLETDRVQARIDDWFDRYLKDDKAADTGPAFRVTRTGGVDSTDGQAQLRGASADQYPGLANGQRSVPLRGREQSVDNPAGANPPAVSALPGIGGAGGLSQLSSLGVGVSLDFPGQYAAFESAPVGEDLRITGSPTATVHVRSTTEDAVLFAKVYDVGPGGTSPVLPSQLVTPVRVEDAKAGKDVTVTLPAIDHEVEKGHRLRLVLASTDLGYASPAAPATYTVSLDGDLKVPTAPGVTTAAAPLPAWVWWLPLAGAAVALALLWTGRRRTAAPAPDPALADVPLQITGLSKRYAGSTERYAVRELSFRVEKGQVLGLLGPNGAGKTTTLRMLMGLIKPDDGEVRVFGHAIRPGAPVLSRVGAFVEGAGFLPHLSGRENLELYWRATGRPPEDAHLDEALEIAGLGDALARAVRTYSQGMRQRLAIAQAMLGLPDLLILDEPTNGLDPPQIREMREVMIRYAAAGRTVIVSSHLLAEVEQSCTHLVVMDRGRLVQAGPVAEIIGSGDTLLVGTGLPVDEPLVDKVAALPGVASVVHTDDGLLVRLDPGGTAPGLVAELVRLEIPVASVGPHRRLEDAFLTLIGGSA; this comes from the coding sequence ATGGATCTTCGACTGCCCCGCGTGCGAGGGCTGCTACGGGGGCCGCGGCGGATGCTCTCCGCCGCGGCCGCCGTCGTCGTGCTCGCCGGCGCCGGGACGTGGACGGCCGTCGCCGGTGACGACCCGGCCCCGGTGCGCCGTGCCGACCGGGTCGTGGCGGTGGGCGACGGCGTGCGCCTGGACACCTCGTACTTCACGGCGGGCTCCGGCGGCCGCCGCCCGGCCGTCCTGCTCGCGCACGGCTTCGGCGGCAGCAAGGACGACGTACGGGAGCAGGCCGAGGACCTGGCGCGGGACGGGTACGCGGTCCTGACCTGGTCGGCGCGCGGCTTCGGGAAGTCCACGGGGAGGATCGGGCTGAACGCGCCCGACGGCGAGGTCGCCGACGTCTCCCGCCTGATCGACTGGCTCGCGGAGCAGCCCCAGGTTCGGCTCGACAAGGACGGTGACCCCCGCGTCGGCATCGCCGGCGGCTCCTACGGCGGCGCGGTGGCCCTGCTCGCCGCCGGGCACGACACCCGGGTGGACGCCGTCGCCCCCGCCATCACGTACTGGAACCTGGCGGACGCGCTGTTCCCGAACGGCGTCTTCAAGAAGCTGTGGGCCGGCATCTTCGTCAACTCCGGCGGCGGCTGCGACCGGTTCGAGGCGGACCTGTGCCGCATGTACCAGCGGGTCGCCGAGTCCGGCAGGCCCGACGCCGAGGCGGTGAAGCTCCTCGAGGAGCGCAGCCCGCAGGCGGTGGGCGAGCGCATCAAGGTGCCCACCCTGCTGACGCAGGGCCAGACCGACTCCCTCTTCCCGCTCGGCCAGGCCGACGCCGCGGCGAAGGCGATCCGGGCCAACGGCGCCCCCGTCGACGTCGACTGGATCGCGGGCGGCCACGACGGCGGCGACCTGGAGACCGACCGCGTCCAGGCCCGCATCGACGACTGGTTCGACCGTTACCTGAAGGACGACAAGGCCGCCGACACCGGTCCCGCCTTCCGCGTCACCCGCACCGGAGGCGTCGACTCCACCGACGGACAGGCCCAGTTGCGCGGCGCGAGCGCCGACCAGTACCCGGGTCTGGCGAACGGACAGCGCTCCGTGCCCCTGCGCGGCCGCGAGCAGAGCGTCGACAACCCGGCCGGCGCCAACCCGCCCGCCGTCTCCGCCCTGCCCGGCATCGGCGGCGCCGGAGGGCTCTCCCAGCTCTCCTCGCTCGGTGTCGGCGTCTCCCTGGACTTCCCCGGCCAGTACGCCGCGTTCGAGTCCGCCCCGGTCGGCGAAGACCTGCGGATCACCGGCTCCCCTACGGCCACCGTCCACGTCCGCTCCACCACCGAGGACGCCGTCCTCTTCGCCAAGGTGTACGACGTCGGCCCCGGCGGCACCTCGCCCGTGCTCCCGTCGCAGCTGGTGACCCCCGTGCGCGTCGAGGACGCCAAGGCGGGCAAGGACGTCACGGTCACCCTCCCGGCGATCGACCACGAGGTGGAGAAGGGCCACCGACTGCGCCTGGTCCTCGCCTCCACCGACCTCGGCTACGCCTCCCCGGCCGCCCCGGCGACGTACACCGTCTCCCTCGACGGCGACCTGAAGGTGCCGACCGCCCCCGGCGTCACGACCGCCGCCGCACCCCTCCCGGCCTGGGTGTGGTGGCTGCCCCTGGCCGGTGCCGCCGTGGCCCTGGCCCTGCTGTGGACGGGCCGCCGCCGCACCGCCGCACCGGCGCCCGACCCCGCGCTGGCCGACGTACCCCTGCAGATCACCGGCCTGAGCAAGCGCTACGCCGGGTCCACCGAGCGGTACGCGGTGCGGGAGCTGTCCTTCCGCGTGGAGAAGGGGCAGGTGCTCGGCCTGCTCGGGCCCAACGGCGCGGGCAAGACGACCACCCTGCGGATGCTGATGGGCCTGATCAAACCGGACGACGGCGAGGTCAGGGTCTTCGGGCACGCCATCCGGCCCGGCGCCCCGGTGCTGTCCCGGGTCGGCGCCTTCGTCGAGGGCGCGGGCTTCCTGCCGCACCTGTCCGGCCGGGAGAACCTGGAGCTGTACTGGCGGGCGACCGGCCGGCCGCCCGAAGACGCCCACCTCGACGAGGCCCTGGAGATCGCCGGGCTCGGCGACGCGCTCGCCCGCGCGGTGCGCACCTACTCCCAGGGCATGCGCCAGCGCCTCGCCATCGCCCAGGCCATGCTCGGGCTGCCCGACCTGCTCATCCTCGACGAACCGACCAACGGCCTGGACCCGCCGCAGATCCGCGAGATGCGCGAGGTGATGATCCGCTACGCGGCGGCCGGGCGCACCGTCATCGTCTCCAGCCACCTGCTGGCCGAGGTCGAGCAGTCCTGCACCCACCTCGTGGTCATGGACCGGGGCCGGCTGGTCCAGGCGGGCCCGGTAGCCGAGATCATCGGCTCCGGCGACACCCTCCTCGTCGGCACCGGCCTGCCCGTGGACGAACCGCTGGTGGACAAGGTCGCCGCCCTGCCCGGCGTCGCCTCGGTCGTGCACACCGACGACGGGCTCCTGGTCCGCCTCGACCCCGGCGGCACCGCGCCCGGCCTGGTCGCCGAGCTGGTCCGGCTGGAGATCCCGGTGGCGTCGGTCGGCCCGCACCGCCGCCTGGAGGACGCCTTCCTCACCCTGATCGGAGGTTCCGCATGA
- a CDS encoding AMP-dependent synthetase/ligase, whose translation MGVRRDLKRARESGDLASRTTTETVRDADGTVREARTAALASRPATGSTADIPYTNAAEAPGAVVLRREVDGVWRPVTAEEFAREVTAVAKGLIAAGLEPGGRVAVMSRTRYEWTVLDFAIWTAGGQTVPVYATSSADQVEWIVRDSGARYAVTETAANTATVRAGTADHPERPRVWELDAGALADLTALGRGVSDEEVTKRRTALTPDTVATVCYTSGTTGRPKGCVLTHANLHAEAANTVELLHPIFKEVTGQTASTLLFLPLAHILGRTIQISCLLARIEIGHFPSIKPDELRPALKSFRPTFLVGVPYLFEKIHDTGRATAEKIGRGASFERAHRLAVRFGAAHLHRFLGRGKGPTPGLWAGWALYDLLVYRRVRRELGGRMRYAISGGSPLESELNLFFYAAGIMIYEGYGLTETTAAATIVPPLGPRPGTVGPPVPGTAVRIADDGEVLVKGGIVFGAYRGNPEATDAALTDGWFATGDLGSLDADGYLTITGRKKDLLVTSGGKNVSPAVLEDRLRSRPPVAQCLVVGDNRPFVAALITLDPDAVAHWLAVRGLPAQTPMSEVVRDERMRADVQKAVDHANAAVSRAESIRAFRLVEGEFTEENGLLTPSLKVKRHAAVAAYADDIEALYATPGR comes from the coding sequence ATGGGCGTACGCAGGGACCTGAAACGGGCGAGAGAGAGCGGCGACCTCGCGTCCCGCACCACGACCGAGACCGTCAGGGACGCGGACGGCACCGTCCGCGAGGCCCGCACAGCCGCCCTCGCGTCCCGCCCCGCCACGGGCAGCACCGCCGACATCCCGTACACCAACGCCGCCGAGGCCCCGGGCGCCGTCGTCCTGCGCCGCGAGGTGGACGGCGTCTGGCGGCCCGTCACCGCCGAGGAGTTCGCCCGCGAGGTCACCGCCGTGGCCAAGGGCCTGATCGCCGCCGGCCTGGAACCCGGCGGCCGGGTCGCCGTCATGTCCCGCACACGCTACGAGTGGACGGTCCTGGACTTCGCGATCTGGACGGCCGGCGGCCAGACCGTCCCGGTGTACGCCACCTCCTCGGCCGACCAGGTCGAGTGGATCGTCCGCGACTCCGGCGCCCGGTACGCCGTCACCGAGACCGCCGCCAACACCGCCACCGTCCGGGCCGGCACCGCCGACCACCCCGAGCGCCCGCGCGTCTGGGAACTCGACGCCGGCGCGCTCGCCGACCTCACCGCCCTCGGCCGGGGCGTGAGCGACGAGGAGGTCACCAAGCGCCGCACCGCCCTCACCCCGGACACGGTCGCCACCGTCTGCTACACCTCCGGCACCACCGGCCGCCCCAAGGGCTGCGTCCTCACCCACGCCAACCTGCACGCCGAGGCGGCCAACACGGTCGAGCTGCTGCACCCGATCTTCAAGGAGGTCACCGGCCAGACCGCCTCGACCCTCCTCTTCCTGCCACTGGCCCACATCCTGGGCCGCACCATCCAGATCTCCTGCCTGCTGGCCCGCATCGAGATCGGCCACTTCCCGAGCATCAAGCCGGACGAACTGCGCCCCGCGCTCAAGTCGTTCCGCCCGACCTTCCTGGTCGGCGTCCCGTACCTGTTCGAGAAGATCCACGACACCGGCCGGGCGACCGCCGAGAAGATCGGCCGCGGCGCCTCCTTCGAACGCGCCCACCGCCTAGCCGTCCGCTTCGGCGCCGCCCACCTGCACCGCTTCCTGGGCCGCGGCAAGGGCCCCACCCCGGGCCTGTGGGCCGGCTGGGCCCTGTACGACCTGCTGGTCTACCGCCGGGTGCGCAGGGAACTGGGCGGCCGGATGCGCTACGCCATCAGCGGCGGCTCCCCGCTGGAGAGCGAACTCAACCTGTTCTTCTACGCCGCCGGAATCATGATCTACGAGGGCTACGGCCTGACCGAGACCACCGCGGCCGCCACCATCGTCCCGCCGCTCGGCCCCCGCCCCGGCACCGTCGGCCCGCCGGTCCCCGGCACCGCCGTGCGCATCGCGGACGACGGCGAGGTGCTCGTCAAGGGCGGCATCGTCTTCGGCGCCTACCGGGGCAACCCCGAGGCCACCGACGCGGCCCTCACCGACGGCTGGTTCGCCACCGGCGACCTAGGCTCCCTCGACGCCGACGGCTACCTCACCATCACCGGCCGCAAGAAGGACCTCCTGGTCACCTCCGGCGGCAAGAACGTCTCCCCGGCCGTCCTGGAGGACCGCCTGCGCAGCCGCCCACCCGTCGCCCAGTGCCTGGTCGTCGGCGACAACCGGCCCTTCGTCGCCGCCCTGATCACCCTCGACCCGGACGCCGTCGCCCACTGGCTGGCGGTGCGCGGGCTGCCCGCGCAGACGCCGATGTCCGAGGTCGTACGGGACGAAAGGATGCGGGCGGACGTCCAGAAGGCCGTGGACCACGCCAACGCGGCCGTCTCCCGGGCCGAGTCGATCCGCGCGTTCCGGCTGGTCGAGGGCGAGTTCACCGAGGAGAACGGCCTGCTGACCCCGTCCCTGAAGGTGAAACGGCACGCGGCCGTCGCGGCGTACGCGGACGACATCGAAGCGCTGTACGCCACGCCGGGCCGCTGA
- the rdlA gene encoding rodlin RdlA, with protein MLKKAMVAAAAAASVIGMSAAAAPQALAIGDDNGPAVANGNGAESAFGNSATKGDMSPQLSLVEGTLNKPCLGVEDVNVAVINLVPIQDINVLADDLNQQCADNSTQAKRDGALSHVLEDLSVLSANGEGR; from the coding sequence GTGCTCAAGAAGGCAATGGTCGCCGCGGCGGCTGCCGCTTCTGTGATCGGCATGTCGGCTGCCGCCGCTCCCCAGGCCCTGGCCATCGGGGACGACAACGGGCCGGCCGTGGCCAACGGCAACGGCGCCGAGTCGGCGTTCGGCAACTCGGCCACCAAGGGCGACATGAGCCCCCAGCTGTCGCTGGTCGAGGGCACGCTCAACAAGCCGTGCCTCGGTGTCGAGGACGTCAACGTCGCCGTCATCAACCTCGTGCCGATCCAGGACATCAACGTCCTGGCGGACGACCTGAACCAGCAGTGCGCGGACAACTCCACGCAGGCCAAGCGGGACGGCGCCCTGTCGCACGTCCTGGAGGACCTGTCGGTGCTGTCGGCGAACGGCGAGGGCCGCTGA
- a CDS encoding ABC transporter permease, giving the protein MSTPTKPATTGPAPEPASASDSAYGYRAGRTLPLRVELVRQLKRRRTLVMGAILAVLPFVLVVAFAIGGEPEGPGDRITLMDTATASGANFAAVNLFVSAGFLLVVPVALFCGDTVASEASWSSLRYLLAAPVPRARLLASKLAVGLGLSLAAMVLLPLVALAVGTVAYGWGPLAIPTGGSLAPGTAAQRLVVVVAYIFVSQLVTAALAFWLSTRTDAPLGAVGGAVGLTIVGNVLDAVTALGHWRDFLPAHWQFAWADAVQPNPEWSGMIQGTAVSVTYALVLFALAFRGFARKDVVS; this is encoded by the coding sequence ATGAGCACGCCCACCAAGCCGGCCACGACCGGGCCCGCGCCCGAACCGGCGTCGGCGTCCGACTCCGCGTACGGCTACCGGGCGGGCCGCACCCTGCCCCTGCGGGTGGAACTGGTGCGCCAGCTCAAGCGGCGCCGCACCCTGGTCATGGGCGCGATCCTCGCCGTGCTGCCGTTCGTGCTCGTCGTCGCCTTCGCGATCGGCGGCGAGCCGGAAGGACCCGGCGACCGCATCACGCTGATGGACACCGCCACCGCCTCCGGCGCCAACTTCGCCGCCGTCAACCTCTTCGTGTCGGCGGGCTTCCTGCTGGTCGTCCCGGTCGCCCTGTTCTGCGGGGACACCGTGGCCTCCGAGGCGAGCTGGTCCTCCCTGCGCTACCTGCTCGCCGCGCCGGTGCCGCGCGCCCGGCTGCTCGCGTCCAAGCTGGCCGTCGGGCTGGGGCTGAGCCTGGCCGCGATGGTGCTGCTGCCGCTGGTGGCGCTGGCCGTGGGCACGGTCGCCTACGGCTGGGGACCGCTGGCCATCCCCACCGGCGGTTCGCTCGCGCCGGGCACGGCCGCCCAGCGCCTGGTGGTGGTCGTGGCGTACATCTTCGTGTCCCAACTGGTCACCGCCGCGCTCGCGTTCTGGCTGTCGACCAGGACCGACGCACCGCTGGGCGCGGTCGGCGGTGCCGTCGGCCTCACCATCGTCGGCAACGTCCTGGACGCGGTGACCGCGCTCGGCCACTGGCGCGACTTCCTGCCCGCGCACTGGCAGTTCGCCTGGGCGGACGCCGTCCAGCCGAACCCGGAGTGGTCGGGCATGATCCAGGGCACGGCCGTCTCGGTAACGTACGCGCTGGTGCTGTTCGCCCTGGCCTTCCGGGGTTTCGCCCGCAAGGACGTCGTCTCCTAG
- the rdlB gene encoding rodlin RdlB: MIKKVVAYAAIAASVMGASAAAAPQAMAIGDDSGPVSANGNGASQYFGNSMTTGNMSPQMALIQGSFNKPCIAVSDIPVSVIGLVPIQDLNVLGDDMNQQCAENSTQAKRDGALAHLLEDVSILSSNGEG; this comes from the coding sequence GTGATCAAGAAGGTAGTTGCCTACGCGGCGATCGCCGCCTCCGTCATGGGTGCCTCCGCTGCCGCGGCCCCGCAGGCGATGGCGATCGGCGACGACAGCGGGCCCGTCTCGGCCAACGGGAACGGCGCCTCGCAGTACTTCGGCAACTCGATGACCACGGGCAACATGAGCCCGCAGATGGCGCTCATCCAGGGCTCGTTCAACAAGCCGTGCATCGCGGTCAGCGACATCCCGGTCAGTGTCATCGGTCTCGTGCCGATCCAGGACCTGAACGTCCTGGGCGACGACATGAACCAGCAGTGCGCCGAGAACTCGACGCAGGCCAAGCGCGACGGTGCGCTGGCCCACCTCCTGGAGGACGTCTCGATCCTGTCCTCCAACGGCGAGGGCTGA
- a CDS encoding APC family permease: MTDTLRPAETAAAPPDVPAPAVPPESRTLKRSIGVVGGTLLTLSCVTPASTLFVVVPDLFGSLGTATALTIAIGSLLCVAVAFCYSELGTLVPSAGGEYAMVSTMAGRLAGWLVFVLSLLVVMIVPPVIAMGTADYLEPVLHLDPSLAGAGVMLLATLAGLLDLRANAWITGVFLVLEVIAAAVVAVLGFAHAERGPGSLVSMEVGGTGGGADPVTAMLVVSGLAIALFITQGFSTAVYLSEELENPRRNVARTVLATLAISTVIILVPVVAITFGASDLAALTGGDIGAMVTAWSDSAVGTFVSLCVALAIVNAGIVMVIQNSRVLFASARDKAWPAPVNGLFGRLGRFGSPWVATLAVGVPGAALCYVNLDTLYGVTGVSVTAMYLLVAVAALLSRRGAHRHAHAWRMPLWPVVPVLLITVLAYVLTQQEASHLLLTGSIAAVATLYWALYLRPRRDTRWLVTVPQDVREPAGP; encoded by the coding sequence ATGACCGACACGCTCCGCCCCGCCGAGACCGCCGCCGCGCCCCCGGACGTTCCGGCACCCGCGGTCCCTCCGGAGTCACGGACGCTCAAGCGTTCCATCGGGGTCGTCGGCGGCACGCTCCTGACGCTCTCGTGCGTGACCCCCGCCTCCACGCTCTTCGTGGTCGTCCCCGACCTCTTCGGCTCGCTCGGCACCGCCACCGCGCTCACCATCGCCATCGGCTCCCTGCTCTGTGTCGCCGTGGCGTTCTGCTACTCGGAGCTGGGCACCCTCGTCCCCAGCGCGGGCGGCGAGTACGCCATGGTGTCGACGATGGCCGGGCGCCTGGCGGGCTGGCTGGTCTTCGTGCTGTCCCTGCTGGTCGTCATGATCGTGCCGCCGGTGATCGCCATGGGCACGGCCGACTACCTCGAACCGGTCCTGCACCTCGACCCGTCCCTGGCCGGCGCCGGTGTCATGCTGCTCGCCACCCTCGCCGGGCTGCTCGACCTGCGCGCCAACGCCTGGATCACCGGCGTCTTCCTGGTCCTGGAGGTCATCGCCGCGGCCGTCGTCGCGGTGCTGGGCTTCGCCCACGCCGAGCGCGGGCCCGGCAGCCTGGTGTCGATGGAGGTGGGCGGCACGGGCGGCGGCGCGGACCCCGTGACGGCGATGCTGGTCGTCTCCGGGCTCGCCATCGCCCTCTTCATCACGCAGGGCTTCTCCACCGCCGTCTACCTCTCCGAGGAGCTGGAGAACCCGCGCCGCAACGTCGCCCGCACGGTGCTGGCCACCCTCGCCATCTCCACCGTGATCATCCTGGTCCCGGTCGTCGCCATCACCTTCGGCGCGTCCGACCTGGCCGCGCTGACCGGCGGCGACATCGGCGCCATGGTCACCGCCTGGTCCGACTCCGCCGTCGGCACCTTCGTCAGCCTGTGCGTGGCGCTCGCCATCGTCAACGCGGGCATCGTCATGGTCATCCAGAACTCGCGCGTCCTGTTCGCCTCCGCCCGCGACAAGGCCTGGCCCGCCCCGGTCAACGGACTCTTCGGCAGGCTCGGCCGGTTCGGCTCCCCGTGGGTCGCCACCCTCGCCGTCGGCGTGCCGGGCGCCGCGCTGTGCTACGTCAACCTCGACACCCTGTACGGCGTCACCGGCGTCTCGGTGACCGCGATGTACCTGCTGGTCGCGGTCGCCGCCCTGCTGTCCCGGCGCGGCGCCCACCGGCACGCGCACGCGTGGCGCATGCCCCTGTGGCCGGTGGTGCCGGTCCTGCTGATCACGGTGCTCGCCTACGTACTGACCCAGCAGGAGGCGAGCCACCTGCTGCTGACCGGCTCCATCGCCGCCGTCGCCACCCTGTACTGGGCCCTGTACCTGCGCCCGCGCCGCGACACCCGCTGGCTGGTCACCGTCCCGCAGGACGTCCGCGAGCCCGCCGGGCCGTGA
- the chpA gene encoding LAXTG-anchored chaplin ChpA, translating to MRQTLSRGMVAAAAATGILSLCGSPALADSHADGAATNSPGAVSGNALQVPVDVPVNACGNTVDVIAALNPAFGNECENTSDEKTDGNGGGYGEDASSSSSSSSSSSTSASSSGAHADGATEGSPGVGSGNNAQVPVDVPVNLCGNTVDVIAALNPVFGNKCENDAEEPPGYGEEEPPPPTTPPGYGEEEPPPPTHEEPPPPSGEEEPPPPSEEEHTPPAPQTEQPPALAETGSEGTLGAAAAGAVLIAGGAILYRRGRALTGR from the coding sequence GTGCGACAGACCCTGAGCAGGGGGATGGTCGCGGCTGCCGCCGCGACGGGCATCCTTTCCCTGTGCGGCAGCCCCGCCCTTGCCGACTCGCATGCGGACGGGGCCGCCACGAACTCGCCGGGCGCCGTGTCCGGCAACGCCCTCCAGGTCCCCGTCGACGTGCCCGTGAACGCCTGCGGCAACACCGTCGACGTGATCGCCGCCCTGAACCCGGCCTTCGGCAACGAGTGCGAGAACACCTCGGACGAGAAGACCGACGGCAACGGCGGCGGATACGGCGAGGACGCCTCGTCCTCGTCCTCGTCCTCGTCCTCGTCCTCGACTTCGGCCTCGTCGTCCGGTGCCCACGCGGACGGCGCGACCGAGGGCTCGCCCGGCGTCGGTTCCGGCAACAACGCGCAGGTCCCGGTCGACGTGCCGGTCAACCTCTGCGGCAACACCGTCGACGTGATCGCCGCGCTGAACCCGGTCTTCGGCAACAAGTGCGAGAACGACGCGGAGGAGCCCCCCGGCTACGGCGAGGAGGAGCCGCCGCCCCCCACCACGCCGCCCGGCTACGGCGAGGAGGAGCCCCCGCCGCCCACCCACGAGGAGCCGCCGCCGCCCTCGGGCGAGGAGGAGCCCCCGCCGCCGTCCGAGGAGGAGCACACCCCGCCGGCTCCCCAGACGGAGCAGCCGCCCGCCCTGGCCGAGACCGGCAGCGAGGGCACGCTGGGCGCCGCGGCCGCCGGTGCCGTGCTGATCGCGGGCGGAGCGATCCTGTACCGCAGGGGCCGCGCCCTCACCGGCCGCTGA